A stretch of the Capra hircus breed San Clemente chromosome 10, ASM170441v1, whole genome shotgun sequence genome encodes the following:
- the LOC102173852 gene encoding brain ribonuclease, producing the protein MAPKSLVLLSLLVLVLLVWVQPSLGKESAAAKFRRQHMDSGSSSSGNSNYCNLMMKRRRMTHGRCKPVNTFVHESLDDVKAVCSQKNITCKNGQPNCYQSNSTMNITDCRETGSSKYPNCAYKTSQKQKYITVACEGNPYVPVHFDGAVLLPATPLPSLPPPHKHRLL; encoded by the coding sequence ATGGCTCCGAAGTCCCTGGTCCTGTTGTCACTGCTGGTCCTGGTGCTGCTGGTGTGGGTCCAGCCTTCCCTGGGCAAGGAATCTGCGGCCGCCAAGTTCCGGAGGCAGCACATGGACTCTGGCAGCTCCTCCAGCGGCAACTCCAACTACTGCAACCTGATGATGAAGCGCCGGAGGATGACACATGGACGATGCAAGCCAGTGAACACCTTTGTGCACGAGTCCCTGGATGATGTCAAGGCCGTGTGCTCCCAGAAAAACATCACCTGCAAGAATGGGCAGCCCAACTGCTACCAGAGCAACTCCACCATGAACATCACAGACTGCCGCGAGACAGGCAGCTCTAAGTACCCCAACTGTGCCTACAAGACTAGCCAGAAGCAGAAATATATCACTGTGGCTTGTGAGGGAAACCCATATGTACCAGTCCACTTTGATGGTGCGGTACTCTTACCTGCCACACCCCTACCCTCACTGCCACCTCCACACAAGCACAGGCTTCTCTGA